From the Halalkalicoccus sp. CGA53 genome, one window contains:
- a CDS encoding TatD family hydrolase yields the protein MAAEELRLLWDGTLRQSHAVSRSHFFDAYVALAVHTTRTRTENWESLVELLSEYATLDEVVAIGETGISLQTAGDADPWTLKEQRMVVGEQMRVARETGLPVLCHTPSDMKSNETAFIRSKTEGGHDHAPDAGSQAGDSLAAETAKRGATEISVQIADDVGLPDEQLVIDHASSQITPFVLESTGCYLSFSVGSTIHEVNIEAVADAIDRYGPDRILIDSDITGMAEINPFAMKEAILDLLRLGVSPADVRRVIYENPREILGLSDLPE from the coding sequence ATGGCAGCCGAGGAGTTGCGGTTGCTCTGGGATGGCACGCTTCGTCAGAGCCACGCGGTGTCCCGGAGCCACTTCTTCGACGCGTATGTTGCGCTAGCCGTTCACACGACGCGGACGCGAACCGAAAACTGGGAGTCGCTGGTCGAACTTCTCTCGGAGTACGCGACGCTCGACGAGGTCGTTGCCATCGGCGAAACCGGCATCTCGCTGCAGACAGCCGGCGACGCGGATCCCTGGACCCTAAAGGAACAGCGGATGGTCGTCGGTGAGCAGATGCGAGTCGCCCGAGAGACCGGCTTGCCGGTGCTGTGTCACACACCATCCGATATGAAATCGAACGAGACTGCATTCATTCGGAGCAAAACCGAGGGAGGACACGACCACGCTCCGGACGCCGGGTCACAAGCGGGCGACTCCCTTGCCGCGGAGACCGCAAAGCGGGGTGCGACGGAGATATCTGTGCAGATCGCCGACGACGTCGGCCTCCCCGACGAGCAACTCGTAATCGATCACGCCTCGTCGCAGATCACCCCGTTCGTCCTGGAGTCGACTGGCTGTTACCTCAGCTTCAGCGTCGGTTCCACCATCCACGAGGTTAACATCGAGGCGGTCGCGGATGCGATCGACCGATACGGTCCGGATCGCATCCTGATCGACTCGGACATCACCGGAATGGCCGAAATAAACCCGTTCGCGATGAAGGAGGCGATACTCGACCTGCTTCGACTCGGCGTTTCTCCGGCGGACGTCCGCCGGGTTATTTACGAAAATCCGCGGGAGATTCTCGGGTTGAGCGACCTACCCGAGTAG